The genomic window ACTATGGAAAGTAGCTTCTGTCTCCATATCCACTCCAATTCTCTCTCCTTATTAAGCTGATTCTGCTCAGAAGGGTTACGTTTGAAATCATCCATCCTTTATCTATCTAATATCCAATTTCcatcttttttttcttgttaaaaaaaataaattttctcttaaaGGAAATTGCCCGTTCTTGAAACTTACGATGTGGTGATGATTGGAGACATTGAAGTTCACATTACTAGACAATCCGAGAATAAACGGTGGGACGTAAAATTAATTGCACACCTGGAAAGTTTCCCAAATAATACGATTTCTGGTTCATTAATATCCAAATTGtctcattataaaaataaaactagtttcattgtaaatgaaacaaatattgaaaattataaaataccaaATAGTGGAAGAATTGCgattacacaaaatttaattgtaccTGATGTAAGTTTATAAAGCAAAATGTAAGTATACtagattttaaacaaaagtaatggaaattttatttcttttgctATTTAGGATTTTGTGGATTTGTGGTGGCCTAATGGCTATGGACAACAAATCCTCTATGATTTAAATGTATCTTTTAACAGTTCTGAGCATGTTTCCAAATCCATAAAAGTTGGATTTCGAACAATACAATTAGTTGAAGATGCTATTGGTAAgttgtatttataaacaatatttctaaaaatttaacataaaagttGGATTTCGAACAATACAATTAGTTGAAGATCCTATTGGtaagttgtttttataaacaatatttctaaaaatttaacatcgTTTTAAATCACTTTACAGAGAATCATGAAGGagcaacattttattttaaaataaacgatcTACCAATGTTTATGAAGGGATCAAATTGGATTCCATCGAATATATTACCTGAAGCAACAACCTCAGAGGCTGGAGAAAAAAGAATAAGGAAATTGTTAACGGATGCAAATATTGCCAATATGAATATGTTAAGAGTTTGGGGTGGTGGAATATATGAGTCAGATTTCTTCTATTCTGTAGCTGATGAATTGGGAATTCTAATTTGGCAAGATTTTATGTTCGCAAGTTCAATGTATCCTGCTAGCGAATcatttttaaggtaaattttataaactccGACTATGCCTTAGTGACACAGGCCTTTTCCAAACATGACAGTAGTACACGGTACCCATAATACTATGTCTTCCTGACgacttaaacataaaatattccgTTGTCTGGATTCCTCCTAATCACAGAGTTAATTTTTCTCTTGCTTCTGTAAACTTGTAAGTCGCCTatgttaatcaatttatttttagcaaTGTGGAAGAAGAAATTGTGCAACAAGTTACCAGACTTCAATATCATCCAAGTATTGCACTTTGGGCTggtaataatgaaaatgaagGAAATCTCAAACATAATCAGTTTGGGACCGCAGACCATTATGATCTTTTCAAAGATGATTATATCAAATTATATGCAGAtgttattaaaactaatattgaaaaaatagataaaacaaGACCTTTTGTACTTTCAAGTCCTGGAAATGGGAAACTAAGTGATGAACAAGGCTATATAGCCGAGGATCCTGGCAGTTCAAAATATGGCGatggtaatttttaattaaacgatatttattatttaatggtcCCGTTAATCAGGTTATAATCTATTTACCACAATCGAAGTAGGAAAATTTTGGCTCAAACTTAAAATTAGAATATCATTCTGTTCTAAGCTTCTTCTCATAAAACTGGCCCCCGGGAAATTATCCGAGGAGACAAGGAAAAATAAGTGCcatgttttcaaaaagttaatgaTAGTAGTAATATGCTTAAACTTAAATCAGTCATTTTAGAttacaatttaatacaaaaaaacacgACTTTTGTCGTCggtatacaatataaatatttttcagttcATGATTACCCTTTCTGGAATAACGGTTGGTTACCATCCTCGTTTCCAATTCCAAGATTCATTTCCGAGTATGGACTACAATCATTGCCAAACTATCAAACTTTAGAAGAAGCAACTGATAATCCATCAACTGATTTACAATATGGTAGTGATTTTATGGAGAAAAGACAACATCACCCAGACAACTATGGGTCTTTGGATTTCCAATTATCCACCCAATTTTctgatgaaaaaattgattttaaaaattacatttttagaaGTCAAGTAAGTTATATTgattctcaaatatttttatttccaatttaacGTAAAATCTAGCCAtagttttaagatttaaaaaaaaaattattgataaaaaatgcattttaacaccaatgttttattttgatattttcaatagttttttgttattatattttagattataCAAGCTGTATCCATGAAAGTAGGAACAGAAAAGTTCCGACAATTTCAAAATACGATTCGCGAAGACAGTGCAGGATTGACCATGGGAGCATTATATTGGCAATTAAATGACGTTTGGCAAGCTCCGTCATGGTCTGGTATAGGTAAGATATTATTACAATAAGAGTATTGAGAGAGATTTTCAATACCATTATCTCATGCTCAACCCATAGACTCACAgacttttgtccactaagaataaatcgtaTGGATAGgggtttctaatgattaatcatgatatatAGATAAGAaaacacaaaattgtttttaataaaaaataaggattattattatttttagaaaataaaattagtaaaatttggCATTCAGCCACGTGTCGACAAACACCAATCAAAATGTATTTCGTCACGCCATGGCAACCGCTATTAATGTTTTATAGGTACATTTTAACAGAACGACGCAGGCTACTTGATATATTGTCTTACTCAAACTGCTTAcaacttgcaaaaaaaaaaaaaaaataattgcatgCGAAGCCGTGATGTCGactgttttcgaagtaaatttgaatttacttcgaaattacttaaattacttcgaaaaatgcaaaatacataacgcaaatagtattttttttttttaataaaatttttttcgtgaaataaaaaataaaaaaagactaattcataaagaaaatatttcgaaaataaagcAAATCTTAACGGCAATCGAACCTGCAGGCTCTGACATTACACGCTAGCACTCTTCGTGTATGCCGAAAAGTGTCTGATACATGTACATTTTTTAGATATCTATATGTATAGTCAATAAAAACACCTTTTTGGCATAAAAAACAATCTAATATCGATAGTGGTTTTTCCGATATTAATCTAGCTTTTTTACGCAGGgtataattgttttgtaaatttttcattattcacGCCATGATAACTAGAACCTGTAATATGATTACTCATCCTACTACTTCTTATTTTAGATTTTGCTGGTCGTTGGAAAATGTTACATTATTATGCGAAAAACTTTTTTGCACCAATTTTGATATCAGGAAATGTTATCGATGATTTATTAACGGTGTTCATTACGTCTGAAGTTCGTAATACAATTGAAGCTTCGATGAGCATTATTATccataattatcaattatttaaagataTCAACACAATTTCTAAAAACGTTTCTATTGTAAGAAATTTTGGCTGAAATACTCACGAAAAGGTCTCACATTAATTAAAATCGAGTACAAAGTCAACTTTATTGACATATTATAGACCAAAGGTTGATTTAGGAACACATAAGAACTGAAGTTTCTTGAACTTATTAATAAAAGGTTATTCAGGTTATCCAAAATTCATTATGTGAGATCTTTTTAAGAAGCTTTCAGGCGAAACCAGATAATATACAAGGTCACCCAAAAGTCATGGACAGCATAAAAATGGTGTTGAGGACTTTATCGTTTTTTAAACTGCCTGATAATCcttataattaacattttatattatttagttaggattgaaaaatattaaagaaatttttatcttcaaatCTCAAACACAGTACATCTTTTTTGTATTGTCGTTGACTTCTGGGATTCCTCTAAAAAAATCACGCAAtggtattaatttaatttaattttttgtagacTCCACAAAACTCATCAATTTATTATCAGAATGAAGTAAAAACTTTATTAGGAGACAATGATTTATCCGatacaattataatattgaaGCTGAACATTGAGTCACAGCAGCATAATctggaaaattttgttcttactgGTGACcttaaaaaagttacaaatgTACCACATACAACGGTTAGTTTTTTTACTTCGTTATTTGAAGTACAAAGattaatttgttcaattttttaatttgggaTTGCTGTAATACATCTAGTCGTGTTACCTCCTCTTCAATACGtggtataaaacaaagtcgcttcgtCTGTTTGTCCCtaatccctatgtatgcttagatctttaaaactacgcaacggattttgatgcgattttttctaatagatagagagattcaagaggaaggtttttatgttaataaatgcatattatatagtaaggggttgaaagggatgtccttcaaaaacttaaaaaattgtgcatcgattaagctcaaaaattgacaagatatacaaccaacttcaaggattgttttcatctatttttaaccttcgggggTGGGGCAAGAAAATGGGGATGAATAAtccaatattttcaaatatacccaagtggtgTATCAAATCTGCATATGGAAGGAGGAgtgaaagtggggatgttgcccagcaaaggtTCACAGCCAGTTTGAGCAAAAATCGGATCCAATAGGAGGGTTGAAAAGAGATTTTTTAGTAAGAAAAATTGCAAGGAATTTTAAAAGTctaacattaataataaccTTTTTTAACAAAGACATTTTAACAGATTAAACATCTAAAGAGATTGAAGAGGTGTCTATGGCATATCtttatcttttctgatatataccaaaaatcagatttcaattttttttcacatctcACTGATTTACTCTCATTGGTTCCTGTTTCTCTTGTGTCGTTTGCCATGCGTACGTTTTTTAGTTGCGTTTTTGTTATCTCTTACTTCTTCACTATCAAAAACTTTTAGCCGTACaattgaattattgaaattttcaatttagccCTCTTCCCagtcttaattaaattttgcagaaatagaaaaaaaaattgtattatttttaaccaaaactAACAAACAGGGGCGTTATTAAGTTTTAAGTATCTGTGTATCTATGTATCTGCCTGTGGCATTGCAGCTcataaacggatgaatcgatgttgatttttttcttgaagATTATCTGGAAACATCTTGAAATATAGCTTAAGCACACtcgattaaattgaatttaagaaaaaattataatcaggagatacgatgccacagacgaaTCGATCAGACTTATGTGTTACTATCATAATTTCTGTTTCAGTGTACAGTAACAAAAAAAGATGGTCCCGATTTTCAACTACGTTTAAAAACCGATTCGTATACACCTTTTGTATGGCTGCAAACCAACATTACTACTGGTCGCTTCTCAGATAATGGCATTATAATGACAACTAAAGAAAAGGACGTTTATTTCTACGGTGATAATCCAGACATATCTATCGAAGCTTTTCAAGCATCAATTCGAGTTTCTTCCTTACGTAATACAACCCAACTGATCTAATAATATGTAAGAACCGAATCGCAAAACTTGCACCAGATTTGGCTTTCAGAACATCTACAAAAAAAAGGCAACGAATAGACAGTATAGCTCAAAACGAAACtttgtgattttaataaataatttgttgtctATAATTGTTAGCTCTTATAAGTAACATAGTACGTAATTTTCAgtgttttatcaattaaataaatttttttaaatttaattcaatctatTATTTTGTTTCGATGAAAACGTATCATTTGCAAaactcataaaatttatatatttagttttttagggTGAATATATAATTGACTTCTTTTATCAGTAcctaagttaaaaattaaaaaatataaaaatgtataaatacatacttaaaCAAACTTTTGCAGTAACTTATTAgatgttttttgaattaaaaaatttaccttgaaAATTGTGTTGATTATAATGCAAATAGtctaaaaattttcgtaaattttagtaaatattccGTGGGtgatatattttagaaatatttttagataactatagaatattttttgttgtttatagcTTCGTATGATTTGAAAGTAAGGATtataatcgcaaaaaaattcGGCGTTTAGTTTTGaacgaattattaattttactcatcgccgaaaataaaaagtattaactTAAAGAATTTTCTATCAACACTGCTTATGCTAAGCcaaattttgatacttttttatctGCACCAACGCCATGTGCAGATATCACCCCTTGCATTACGTGCAGGTATCATGAGTAAGTAATAAAGAGAAAGTAACCGCAATATGATAGAGAAGAAGCAGTAAATAAGAGCTAATGCAATATCGTAATATACAAGTTTCAGAGCCTTTATCGATTCAGGCTTCCAAACTTAATGGTTAATAGTCGCCCCGCAAAGATCGACAAAATTAATAGTTGATCGTCACAGACTCCAAATGTCactcaaaattatatttctgcTTCTTCTCTATCCCCACTTTGACATCAGTATAGTATtcctaactaaaaaaaattgtcaacatATTATAACAAACTTATCTGATTTTTTGGCGTCTTTAGTGTTTACAGTTAACCGCAATATAAAACCGCATTGTTTGTCtagattataaatttatttatttcagagAAACtgccatttttattttagaaatcacCATCTATGAGAAAAATTCCCCGATACAAATTAAGCACCCGTACGCAATACTCTTCcctaataaaaactattttctattcGATTACAAAGCTATATATGGCAGCAATAAATGTGTAAACaaatcgatatttaaaaatttatatatatatattattatttatatattttatcagcAAAGTTTTGAAAGGTAGGTCAAAAACTTATCTTTTAAGAccataaaattgtttgttatctgctttgttatttttcaatataacaacaaaatgttttgtttactgagattatttttaaatatttcaatctgTATTAACTTTCAGAGGCATGAGAAATAGCTGGCCATACACGAACATCACTTCTTACGAAACAAAATGTGGAGAttcaacttttctaatttattatttatcaatttatttacatCACAAAAATGTCCTCATTTAtccctttattttaaaaaattgcccgaaaattacgaaatatccggaattttaattgtaatagatatcggtacaaatattttatgcgTGTATCTATTAATTTCCTCTGAAATTCCCATATAGTTTAATATAAAGCTTCCTCGGGTGTGacgaatttttttatctgatatttaaaaataaaatatctgaaagtacgtatgaaaagaaaataaaacatactaGATGCTCGGTAAACGTTTTTCCTAAACTATACATGATTCTGTTATATATAGGAAAGAACTGTTGATAAACTATCGAAATATCGAGATTGTTATTgcgtaatatcaatatttattattcatatttttttggacGACATATCGATCGTTCGATATTGAAATATAGATATCGACAGtcgatttttttatcaaataagttttcatttttccttttttctcgtaaaatatatatagtataacaTCATCGTAAATCGTTCCTCCAAATCAGTTCAGTAGTTTTTCTGTAaaagagtaacaaacattcAGACATCCATTCTCGCTAACTTTCACGATAGTAATATATATTTGCACCCTGCGGTGTTACCCGCTATTAAAAGAGAGTGGTGTTATTcgcgattaaaagagattttgagagtttttatcgttactgtgGAAATTAAGCAAACCTTCTCGAGAAAATGcgctaaaaattgatttcaccaACTTTTATAAAACCCTATAAAAAACACGATTCCTGTATGATATTCCATAGGAACCGTGCATTTTTCCGGGATAAAAATAAGCCTCATCCCTAAGCAAAAACTAACTATGCAAAAAAGCATGTCGATACTTTgctctttgaaaaataaaacaaatctatcccaCAGGAACCATACATTTTACAGGGATAAAAATAGCCCATGTGCTATTCCAGACTATAATCTATTTCCGTGATAAATTTCATTCCGATCCGTCCTGACGTGATTAAGTAAaaaacatccatccatccatccattcatccaaactttcacgattataatatatatcagacTAACCTAAACCATTTTTGAGCTGACGGttgtatttttagaataaagtCTATATATCGAAATATCGgtattttttcgatatatcaTCTCCAATAttgctattttaaaaaagtaatatataaagtattttcaaaagtaaacaaatttaaaatatatatatatatttaattaatatataacagACTTATACTTCTCGATAGATATcgatagtttttatatttgtttaaaatttttcaaaaaaggcaCAAAAATTACAACGGCACTTGCAAAACCAAACACTCAGTTAAATCGTGTATTTTGTATTgcatataatatttcaaaaaaagtatattcgttgtgtgcgtagtcatggtagagacaataaaatcgatgccagcgctttcagtgaaaaattttggcgataaaggaggcagttatgactaatttgcaattcgttacatgttaatgttatagaaaatttcaaattaaaattattgtaaaacacgaattaattaaacttaatgcattaaaaattgtgaaaataagaaatcaaattgaacaaatattatttttcaaatgtaaatcataattatttatttaaatttgtgagaaaataataataaattttcaatttaagtcataaatgcaatccatataattatatatgcatccatacaattctataataaaagtagtggatcgttaccatggaaacgcctccaataaaactcacacacggtgcgaatagaaagaaagaaaatttattacctatAGTCCTAACCGATTTTGCACTCAACGAATGCctttacatacaaaaattatttaagtatctAAGGCAATTGAGAACTAACTTTtcatagaattatttatttaataaacaaaatgttcATCGTCTGTGGAATAAGAATTACCATTTTTTCCGAAACAACGAATTGAAACCttaatttatgacaaattttttgataccaaGTTTTTGCCCATATTGTTAAAATGATGGACACAAAAAACTACTTATTTGCATagtatatttatagatatgaTGTCTTAGTATTGTTCACGGTTGTCACAACTAGTGCACGAATATAAGAGTACCTATGTTTTTATGGACTTGATTATAACAATTGCactaccttaaaaataaaatttgctgtATTTTGACAGCatgaaaacaatgaaaattttcatttactaacgcttttagtttttgtttgacCCGAAATTCTTAGACCACCTTgtacatacataataaaaattaagtttgtaatttatttagaatgtaaaatgattaaataaaataatttttcagtttgtCAAATGTGTCAACTATATGAAGTGAACGGTCAGGCTCTATATAACATCACACAAAACATTATAtactaatttgaataaattcacaATAACACTCTTTTATCAATAATGGCTTTAGCTTCATATTCATTCAATTGcctttatcaataattatgtgattgataataatttttgatatacaaaaatgacaaataaatatttttataataaatatttaaaacattacatCGAAGTGTGtgtttaataatcaattattatttaatttaaaacaatttcattaaatttattttaattgtgatgtatttttttattatattattgttatcattGTTGTTAAATAAACCATTTATTGGTGAAGCGGGTAAAATACAAACCGTTTCGTCAATGGGTAATGATGGCCGGGGACAAGAAACATCATTAGTTCATTCATTACAAGGCACTTGGAATGTTACAAACGATGATCATTGTaagttgaattgtttttttttctagtttttaaatttaagtataaattaatttttaatagtttttaatttataatagaatTGAAGAATAACTACATGTTAATTTAATTAccgtataaataattaaataaataagtttagaaaaaccgatctgaaaaaaaaaactttgaaaatataaaacaggGTATATAGTGCATTTACGTACGTGCATTTACGTATTAGTTGTGTCCTTGTGGCAATcgatattttctcttttttttctcTATCTTAATGTTAGAATTAAGCTGCAAGGGCTCGATGCTTCTTGGTTCTCGAAAATTCTACGTCATTTTTTGGGGAGCTGTAGCCCAACTTCTTAAtagatgattttatatttaaaattatccctATTCATAATCCGTAAAATTCTTCCTGAAGAGTAGTTCATTTGGTTGATGAAAACCGCATAGAAATACGATCATtaggtttttaaatattctctaCACCGGCGAATTTACGCGCGACGAAGCTGCACTACTTCGTTTACAGCAAGTACTACTCTTGGAGTTTATAGGTAATTTGTATGATGACaaggaaaatttagaaaattttaaaaacctccgacaaatgttTCGGGTACAGAACTCTAATCTCActtttgaaacatagctgagaacactctccaataaatAACCTTTTTATTTACACCTTTTATTTAAACTTGGATCAATTttgaattctaaaaaattaaacttgaaacatagttaagaacactcaccattaaattacctttgaaatcaaaaaaaaagatagttaaTCATGGGGACTTTGGTCTAGCCCTCGGCCTAGCTGGAGTCACAATGAAAacctgaaaataataaataatacctaaatactattcaaatagctgttcacaattctagataaatatggtgggagtacaaaaaaatacatttgaatagtaaaatgtaatgtaatatattgtttatatgcgtttacaccatttatttcatggcttttaattttttggtgtggaacTTCCCTTTGTAGGGACCGAATCCGTTTAACAAACACGCGATGAcacgagttccatgatttttgatTATCAAAAAGTGCTgaacgtgccaaaagaagttttcacttcaaaaaaacaaaatcggttcatccgtttaggagctacgatgccgaTAGACACACAAGCACACATATCGGTGAAAATAATAGC from Chrysoperla carnea chromosome 2, inChrCarn1.1, whole genome shotgun sequence includes these protein-coding regions:
- the LOC123293233 gene encoding beta-mannosidase-like, with protein sequence MYWFIPLLLLLLLNKPFIGEAGKIKTVSLIDNHEQERESLVQSLEGIWNVTNDNHSINIFCNVPGGIYSDLMDAGIIGDIYKNFNDLELRWIPRENWNYFTNFSVSKEILEKKAVFLVFNGIDTFATITLNGKEVGYTENMFRRYRYSVKDFLRIGNNNISVYIHSPIEVSIKEYEIETKRHDGIPVLPICLPDKYNGECHVNHIRKQQASFSWDWGPSFPSSGIWKLPVLETYDVVMIGDIEVHITRQSENKRWDVKLIAHLESFPNNTISGSLISKLSHYKNKTSFIVNETNIENYKIPNSGRIAITQNLIVPDDFVDLWWPNGYGQQILYDLNVSFNSSEHVSKSIKVGFRTIQLVEDAIENHEGATFYFKINDLPMFMKGSNWIPSNILPEATTSEAGEKRIRKLLTDANIANMNMLRVWGGGIYESDFFYSVADELGILIWQDFMFASSMYPASESFLSNVEEEIVQQVTRLQYHPSIALWAGNNENEGNLKHNQFGTADHYDLFKDDYIKLYADVIKTNIEKIDKTRPFVLSSPGNGKLSDEQGYIAEDPGSSKYGDVHDYPFWNNGWLPSSFPIPRFISEYGLQSLPNYQTLEEATDNPSTDLQYGSDFMEKRQHHPDNYGSLDFQLSTQFSDEKIDFKNYIFRSQIIQAVSMKVGTEKFRQFQNTIREDSAGLTMGALYWQLNDVWQAPSWSGIDFAGRWKMLHYYAKNFFAPILISGNVIDDLLTVFITSEVRNTIEASMSIIIHNYQLFKDINTISKNVSITPQNSSIYYQNEVKTLLGDNDLSDTIIILKLNIESQQHNLENFVLTGDLKKVTNVPHTTCTVTKKDGPDFQLRLKTDSYTPFVWLQTNITTGRFSDNGIIMTTKEKDVYFYGDNPDISIEAFQASIRVSSLRNTTQLI